From the genome of Desmodus rotundus isolate HL8 chromosome 2, HLdesRot8A.1, whole genome shotgun sequence, one region includes:
- the USF3 gene encoding basic helix-loop-helix domain-containing protein USF3 isoform X2 codes for MDFFPSLVERHRKKKINAGINRIGELIPCSPALKQSKNMILDQAFKYITELKRQNDELLLNGGNNEQAEEIKKLRKQLEEIQKENGRYIELLKANDICLYDDPTIHWKGNLKNSKVSVVIPSDQVQKNIIVYSNGSQPGGNSQGTAVQGITFNVGHNLQKQTANVVPVQRTCNLVTPVSISGVYPSENKPWHQTAVSALAANQPVPLCLPATIPAQNILELSTSESESNVLGATAGSLIAIPVGPEPHQHRPSHTSLNDQNSSENKNGQENPKLLKKMVPCATSIPSSSSAAATKVNHGGKTCPSIQDFRSEFQTTFVVSVTTTVCSQPPRSVSDSCPISISKGADSTSVTTAVAPPAPGGGKTTTPVSTLSANPLDNGWARSLPSSAVSASDMKNINSLTRISSAGNTQTTWTTLQLAGNTIQPLSQTPTSAVTPVLNESGTSPTTTNHSRHGLTGINLDNSFPADGQLVEQVIVTLPSCPSLPMQPLIAQPQVKSQPPQNILPLNSAMQVIQMAQPVGTAVNAAPTNQNVIILQPPSTTPCPTVMRAEVPNQTVGQQIVIIQAANQNPLPLLSAPPPGSVRLPVNGANAIIGSNSAQNVSTPQTFGGKHLVHILPRPSSLSTSNSTQTFSVTMSNQQQPQTISLNGQLFALQPVMSSSGTTNQNPMQIIQPTTSEDPNTNVALNTFGALASLNQSISQMAGQSCVQLSISQPANPQTAANSQTTPANCVSLTATVASPMTTDSSAALPSIYNLVTTPSVNTVACLSNVKSKRLNKKPGVKKHLAANKSACPLNPVRDVGKADCPSTEGSAEPPCNAGLLESPPLVLPSVAVSQAKSTVSVSGSHPLDVLNSESVIPASVPKSKSAEESNSPSQESVTSEHLAMAPAKSKDSAPIVQRETSQDKPPTSLALSDAAKPCTSANMLISPSNDPHILVSQVSGLSSATSTTSTDSASEVEIIAEPCRVEHDSLDRMQTPGLLKEQGLTALLSGLAKEKDPQKSSLSVQMDHPDFSSENSKIVDSSIDLHPKQELLLMNSEDRDPEQHHSCTPDHEGIHGSLLNSRQADSPMSTSSGSSRSFSVASMLPETTREDVTSSVTTNTCDSCTFVEQTDIVALAARAIFDQENLEKGRAGTQADIREVTSKPSEASSLEGDQPFKTQISKENDPGQAESPLNEFNSQDSIKATVDRPLEKPSCSIGIKTSNASLQVSTSQPPNITSLSVNNLIHQSSISHPLISCAGLAQTSEQTTVPATVNLTVSSSSYGNQPPGPSLMTDYSQEQLNTMTGTIPNPQIQEPLLKPSHESRKDSAKRAVQDDLLLSSAKRQKHCQPAPLRLEGMSLMSRTPDSISDQTQIMVNQIPPNSSNSVVPIGNPAHGDGLTRLFPPSNNFVAPALRQTEVQCNSQPSVAEQQQTQSSQHLQALQQHVPAQGVSHLHSNHLYLKQQQQQQQQAGQLRERHHLYQLQHHIPHAESSVHSQPHNVHQQRTLQQEVQMQKKRNLVQGTQASQLSLQPKHHGTDQSRPKSGQPHPHHQQIQQQIQQHFGSSQPEKNCENPSTSRNHHNHPQNHLNQDIMHQQQDVGSRQQGSGVSSEHVSGHNPMQRLLTSRGIEQQMVSQPSIVTRPSDMTCTPHRPERNRVSSYSAEALIGKTSSNSEQRMGISIQGSRVSDQLEMRSYLDVPRNKGLAIHNMQGRVDHNVASEIRLSDCQTFKPTGAIQQPQSNFEVQSSRNNEIGNSLSSMRSMQSQAFRISQNPGPVPVDRQKRLPYPPVQSVPTGSAVPARDSENTCHQSFMQSLLAPHLSDQVIGSQRSLSEHQRNTQCGPSPAIEYNCPPTHESVHIRRESENQNRETCDMSLGAINTRNSTLNIPFSNSSSSGDIQGRNTSPNVSVQKSNPMRITDSHGTKGHMNPPVTTNMHGVARPALPHPSVSHGNADQGPPVRQTNSSVPQRSRHPLQDSSGSKIRQPERNRSGNQRHSNVFDPSLPHLPLSASGSMILGRQQPTTEKRGSIVRFMPDSPQVPNDNSVPDQHTLSQNFGFPFIPEGGMNPPINANTSFIPQVTQPSATRTPALIPVDPQNTLPSFYPPYSPAHPTLSNDISIPYFSNQMFSNPSTEKVNSGSLNNRFGSILSPPRPVGFGQPSFPLLPDMPPMHMTNSHLSNFNMTSLFPEIATALPDGSAMSPLLTIANSSASDSSKQSTNRPAHNISHILGHDCSSAV; via the coding sequence aCGTAAACAACTGGaagaaattcaaaaagaaaatggccGATATATTGAATTACTAAAAGCAAATGACATATGTTTGTATGATGATCCCACAATCCACTGGAAAGGAAATCTTAAAAACTCAAAGGTCTCTGTTGTTATTCCCAGTGACCAGGTTCAAAAAAATATCATTGTGTATTCCAATGGGAGTCAGCCTGGTGGAAACAGCCAAGGAACAGCTGTTCAGGGGATAACCTTTAATGTTGGTCATAATTTACAAAAGCAAACCGCCAATGTGGTGCCAGTACAGAGGACTTGCAATCTTGTGACTCCCGTGTCTATTTCTGGAGTTTACCCTTCTGAAAACAAGCCATGGCATCAGACTGCAGTTTCTGCATTGGCTGCCAACCAGCCTGTTCCTCTTTGTCTTCCGGCTACCATTCCTGCTCAAAATATTCTCGAGCTTTCCACCTCTGAAAGCGAATCAAATGTTCTTGGTGCCACCGCTGGCTCCCTGATTGCTATTCCTGTTGGGCCTGAACCTCACCAACATCGTCCCTCACACACAAGTCTAAATGACCAAAATTCTTCTGAAAATAAGAATGGGCAAGAGAACCCCAAATTATTGAAGAAAATGGTCCCTTGTGCCACAAGCATCCCCTCCAGCTCCTCGGCAGCTGCCACTAAAGTGAACCATGGAGGCAAGACCTGCCCGAGCATACAGGATTTCAGAAGTGAGTTTCAAACCACCTTCGTTGTTTCAGTTACCACCACAGTCTGTTCCCAGCCTCCTAGATCTGTGAGTGATTCCTGTCCAATAAGCATTAGCAAGGGTGCAGACTCAACAAGTGTCACCACAGCAgtggccccacctgcccctggagGAGGGAAGACTACCACTCCCGTAAGCACTCTTTCTGCAAACCCTTTGGATAATGGTTGGGCTCGTTCTTTGCCTTCTTCAGCTGTTAGTGCTTCAGATATGAAAAACATTAATAGCCTTACTCGAATTTCCTCAGCTGGAAACACGCAGACAACGTGGACTACTTTGCAACTGGCAGGAAACACTATTCAGCCCTTAAGCCAGACACCAACTTCTGCTGTGACTCCAGTATTAAATGAGTCTGGTACTAGCCCCACCACAACAAACCACAGTAGACACGGATTGACTGGCATCAACTTGGATAATTCCTTTCCAGCAGATGGACAGCTAGTTGAGCAAGTAATTGTAACCCTGCCTTCTTGTCCGTCCTTACCTATGCAGCCACTAATTGCCCAGCCACAAGTTAAATCTCAGCCCCCGCAAAATATCCTTCCACTGAATTCAGCAATGCAAGTGATTCAGATGGCTCAGCCAGTTGGGACAGCTGTTAATGCAGCTCCAACTAATCAAAATGTTATCATTCTTCAGCCTCCCAGCACCACTCCATGCCCAACAGTGATGAGGGCCGAGGTTCCCAACCAAACCGTAGGTCAGCAGATAGTAATCATACAGGCAGCTAATCAGAATCCTTTGCCGCTCCTCTCAGCTCCACCTCCTGGTTCTGTTCGGCTCCCTGTCAATGGAGCCAATGCTATAATAGGGTCTAATTCAGCGCAAAATGTTTCGACTCCACAAACTTTTGGGGGAAAGCATCTTGTCCACATATTACCAAGACCTTCATCATTATCAACATCTAATTCAACACAAACTTTTTCTGTTACCATGTCAAACCAACAACAGCCTCAAACCATTTCTTTAAATGGACAGCTCTTTGCTTTGCAGCCTGTGATGTCTTCATCAGGAACTACAAACCAAAACCCTATGCAAATTATTCAGCCTACCACCAGCGAAGATCCAAATACCAACGTTGCCCTGAATACATTTGGCGCTTTGGCCAGCCTCAATCAAAGCATATCACAGATGGCTGGGCAAAGCTGCGTACAATTGTCTATTAGCCAGCCCGCCAACCCTCAAACTGCTGCAAATAGTCAAACCACCCCAGCTAACTGTGTTTCATTAACAGCAACTGTAGCATCTCCCATGACAACAGATAGTTCAGCCGCACTGCCCAGTATTTATAATCTAGTGACTACTCCCTCAGTGAACACTGTAGCTTGTTTGTCTAACGTGAAATCAAAAAGGTTGAATAAGAAGCCAGGTGTCAAGAAACACTTAGCAGCTAACAAGTCAGCATGCCCCCTGAATCCAGTCAGAGATGTGGGCAAGGCAGACTGCCCCAGCACTGAAGGCTCAGCAGAGCCACCATGTAATGCTGGACTGCTGGAAAGCCCCCCTCTTGTGTTGCCATCTGTTGCTGTGTCCCAGGCAAAGAGTACTGTAAGTGTTTCTGGTTCACATCCTTTGGATGTTCTGAATTCAGAATCAGTGATACCTGCATCTGTACCCAAGTCTAAGTCAGCAGAAGAGTCTAATTCACCCTCCCAAGAGTCTGTAACAAGTGAACATTTAGCAATGGCCCCAGCAAAATCCAAAGATTCTGCCCCCATAGTACAACGAGAGACATCTCAGGATAAGCCACCAACAAGTTTGGCATTGTCAGATGCTGCCAAACCCTGTACTTCAGCCAACATGTTGATTTCACCTTCAAATGATCCCCACATTTTGGTTTCTCAGGTTTCTGGTTTGTCATCTGCCACGAGCACCACAAGTACCGACTCTGCTTCTGAGGTAGAAATCATTGCTGAACCTTGCAGAGTTGAGCACGATTCATTAGATAGAATGCAAACCCCAGGTCTCTTAAAGGAGCAAGGTTTAACTGCATTACTATCCGGCCTTGctaaagaaaaagaccctcagaaATCATCTCTTTCAGTCCAGATGGACCATCCTGACTTTTCTTCAGAAAATTCTAAAATAGTTGATTCAAGTATTGATTTACATCCCAAACAGGAGTTGTTACTGATGAACAGTGAGGATAGAGATCCAGAACAGCATCATTCCTGCACCCCTGATCATGAGGGTATTCATGGTTCTTTGCTCAACAGTAGGCAGGCCGACTCTCCCATGTCAACCAGCTCTGGCAGTAGTCGTAGTTTCTCAGTTGCATCCATGCTTCCTGAAACAACCAGAGAGGATGTCACCAGCAGTGTAACAACTAATACGTGTGACAGCTGTACCTTTGTAGAGCAAACTGATATAGTTGCTCTTGCAGCAAGAGCTATTTTTGACCAGGAGAACCTTGAGAAGGGAAGAGCTGGCACCCAGGCTGATATAAGGGAAGTTACTTCAAAGCCTTCTGAAGCATCATCTTTAGAAGGAGACCAGCCTTTCAAAACACAGATCTCTAAAGAGAATGACCCAGGTCAGGCAGAATCACcattaaatgaatttaattctCAGGATTCAATCAAAGCAACTGTGGATAGGCCCCTTGAAAAACCAAGTTGTTCTATAGGAATTAAAACGTCAAATGCCTCTTTGCAGGTTTCGACTTCTCAGCCACCAAACATCACCAGTTTAAGTGTGAATAATCTTATCCATCAGAGCAGCATCAGCCATCCTCTCATCAGCTGTGCTGGATTAGCCCAAACTTCAGAACAAACAACTGTTCCTGCTACAGTTAATCTGACTGTTTCATCTAGTTCCTATGGCAATCAGCCTCCTGGACCATCTCTGATGACTGATTATTCCCAAGAACAACTAAATACTATGACTGGTACTATACCAAATCCACAGATTCAAGAGCCACTCTTAAAGCCAAGTCATGAAAGCCGTAAGGACTCTGCTAAACGTGCTGTGCAAGATGACCTTCTACTATCTTCAGCTAAACGTCAAAAGCATTGTCAGCCAGCCCCCCTCAGGCTTGAAGGTATGTCCCTGATGAGCCGAACTCCAGACAGCATTTCTGATCAAACTCAAATTATGGTTAATCAGATCCCTCCCAACTCTTCAAACTCAGTTGTGCCTATTGGCAACCCAGCACATGGAGATGGCCTTACACGATTATTTCCACCTAGTAACAACTTTGTAGCCCCTGCACTGAGGCAAACTGAAGTTCAATGCAATTCTCAACCTTCAGTTGCTGAGCAGCAGCAAACCCAGTCCAGTCAACATCTGCAGGCCCTGCAACAGCATGTTCCAGCTCAAGGGGTATCTCACTTGCACAGTAACCATCTCTActtaaagcagcagcagcagcagcagcagcaagcagGGCAGTTAAGAGAGAGGCATCATTTATATCAACTGCAGCATCACATACCTCATGCAGAGAGCTCTGTCCACTCTCAGCCCCATAATGTCCACCAGCAGAGAACTCTGCAACAGGAAGttcagatgcagaaaaagaggaATCTTGTTCAGGGCACTCAGGCCTCTCAGCTTTCCTTACAACCGAAGCACCATGGGACTGACCAATCCCGACCCAAGAGTGGTCAGCCACATCCCCACCATCAGCAGATACAGCAACAGATACAGCAACACTTTGGAAGCTCCCAGCCAGAAAAGAATTGTGAAAACCCTTCAACTAGCCGGAACCACCATAACCATCCCCAGAACCATCTCAATCAAGATATTATGCACCAGCAGCAGGATGTTGGAAGCAGACAGCAAGGATCAGGGGTTTCTTCTGAACATGTATCTGGGCATAATCCAATGCAGAGGCTCTTGACATCAAGAGGCATAGAGCAGCAAATGGTGTCCCAACCAAGTATTGTGACTAGACCTTCAGATATGACCTGTACTCCACACAGACCAGAGAGAAATAGAGTTTCAAGTTATTCTGCTGAGGCACTCATTGGAAAGACATCTTCTAATTCAGAGCAGAGAATGGGTATATCAATTCAGGGTTCTAGAGTTTCAGATCAGCTTGAAATGAGAAGTTACCTCGATGTACCCAGAAATAAGGGTTTGGCCATTCATAATATGCAGGGTCGTGTGGACCATAACGTTGCCTCAGAGATCCGCCTTTCTGACTGTCAGACATTTAAACCAACTGGAGCCATTCAACAGCCCCAGAGTAATTTTGAAGTACAGTCTTCAAGAAACAATGAAATAGGTAACTCTCTATCGTCAATGAGGAGTATGCAGTCTCAGGCTTTTCGAATTAGTCAAAACCCTGGTCCAGTACCAGTTGACCGCCAAAAGAGATTACCTTATCCACCAGTTCAGAGCGTCCCAACAGGAAGTGCTGTCCCAGCAAGGGACAGTGAAAATACCTGTCATCAAAGTTTCATGCAGAGTTTACTTGCCCCTCACCTTAGTGACCAGGTCATTGGAAGCCAGAGATCACTCTCAGAACATCAGAGGAATACACAGTGTGGTCCATCCCCTGCTATTGAATATAATTGTCCCCCAACTCATGAAAGTGTCCATATTAGAAGAGAGAGTGAAAATCAGAATAGGGAAACTTGTGATATGTCCTTAGGTGCAATTAACACCAGGAACAGCACCTTGAATATTcctttttcaaattcttcttcATCAGGAGATATTCAAGGTCGAAACACAAGTCCCAATGTTTCTGTACAGAAGTCCAATCCCATGAGGATTACTGACAGTCATGGAACCAAGGGCCACATGAACCCTCCAGTCACAACCAACATGCATGGGGTTGCAAGGCCAGCTTTGCCACATCCATCTGTGTCTCATGGAAATGCTGACCAAGGGCCTCCTGTACGTCAAACTAATTCTTCAGTTCCTCAGCGATCAAGGCATCCCTTGCAAGATAGCAGTGGTTCCAAAATTCGTCAACCCGAAAGGAATCGTTCTGGAAACCAAAGGCATAGCAATGTCTTTGATCCAAGTCTTCCCCATCTTCCTCTGTCTGCTAGTGGCAGTATGATTCTTGGACGCCAACAACCCActacagagaagagaggaagtaTTGTTCGTTTCATGCCTGATAGCCCACAAGTACCTAATGATAATTCAGTGCCTGATCAGCATACCCTATCACAaaattttggttttccttttattcctgagGGTGGCATGAATCCACCAATAAATGCTAATACTTCTTTCATTCCACAGGTTACTCAGCCTAGTGCCACTCGAACTCCAGCCCTCATCCCTGTAGATCCCCAAAATACTTTACCTTCCTTCTATCCCCCATACTCTCCTGCTCACCCTACACTGTCCAACGACATTTCAATCCCCTATTTTTCAAATCAAATGTTCTCAAATCCTAGCACAGAGAAGGTAAACAGTGGAAGTTTAAATAACCGATTTGGGTCAATTTTATCTCCTCCAAGACCTGTTGGTTTTGGTCAACCaagttttcctcttctccctgatATGCCACCAATGCACATGACCAATTCTCACTTATCCAATTTCAATATGAcatctttgtttccagaaatagCTACAGCTCTTCCCGATGGCTCAGCAATGTCACCTTTGCTTACAATTGCAAACTCCTCCGCCTCTGACTCTTCCAAGCAGTCCACAAACAGACCTGCCCACAACATAAGCCATATTTTAGGTCACGACTGCAGTTCAGCTGTTTAA